In Triticum urartu cultivar G1812 chromosome 6, Tu2.1, whole genome shotgun sequence, the following proteins share a genomic window:
- the LOC125515112 gene encoding transcription factor LRL3-like, with amino-acid sequence MQPAGREMHGGGQGQGQDDFFEQMLSALPTAWAELGSVRPPWELQAAGAPPPDGDPAFDESALLASRLRHNQISGGGGDDKPPPAMLPRHGLDGGGFLPLPLFTDRSREDLQGANQALFDGFGAAGMHAAAAAQPPFGQAGSMPPPAAQGGAAAPPRQRQRARRGQATDPHSIAERLRRERIAERMKALQELVPNANKTDKASMLDEIIDYVKFLQLQVKVLSMSRLGGAAAVGPLVAGLSSESSGNGNGTSSSGDGNGDDDNGGSTLRATEQQVARLMEEDMGTAMQYLQGKGLCLMPISLASVISSATSSSLHSATRPAGNAGGPLHEGGSPASPRLVNGMGADGSRTIRDGSGQ; translated from the exons ATGCAGCCCGCCGGCCGCGAAATGCACGGCGGCGGGCAGGGGCAGGGGCAGGACGACTTCTTCGAGCAGATGCTGTCCGCGCTGCCGACGGCCTGGGCCGAGCTCGGCTCCGTCAGGCCCCCCTGGGAGCTCCAGGCGGCCGGCGCGCCCCCGCCCGACGGCGACCCCGCGTTCGACGAGTCCGCCCTCCTCGCCTCCCGCCTCCGCCACAACCAGATCAGCGGCGGCGGAGGGGACGACAAGCCGCCGccggccatgctcccccgccacGGCCTCGATGGCGGGGGGTTCCTGCCGCTGCCGCTGTTCACTGACCGGTCGCGGGAGGACCTGCAGGGGGCCAACCAGGCGCTGTTCGACGGGTTCGGGGCCGCCGGAatgcacgccgccgccgccgctcagCCACCGTTCGGGCAG GCCGGCTCAATGCCGCCGCCAGCAGCGCAGGGCGGGGCGGCGGCACCGCCGCGGCAGCGGCAGCGGGCGAGGAGGGGGCAGGCCACCGACCCCCACAGCATCGCCGAGCGT CTCAGAAGGGAGAGGATAGCGGAGAGGATGAAGGCGTTGCAGGAGCTGGTCCCGAACGCCAACAAG ACCGACAAGGCATCGATGCTCGACGAGATCATTGATTATGTCAAGTTCCTCCAGCTTCAAGTCAAG GTTCTGAGCATGAGCCGATTAGGCGGAGCTGCTGCAGTTGGCCCTCTGGTTGCTGGCTTGTCATCAGAG AGCAGCGGAAATGGAAACGGGACcagcagcagcggcgacggcAATGGCGACGATGACAATGGTGGCAGCACCTTGCGGGCGACAGAGCAACAGGTGGCGAGGCTGATGGAGGAGGACATGGGCACTGCCATGCAGTACCTGCAGGGCAAGGGGCTCTGCCTGATGCCGATCTCCCTTGCCTCGGTCATCTCCTCCGCAACCTCATCGTCGCTCCACTCCGCCACCCGCCCTGCTGGTAATGCCGGAGGACCCCTGCACGAAGGCGGTAGCCCTGCGTCGCCTCGGTTGGTGAACGGCATGGGCGCCGATGGCTCCCGGACCATCAGGGACGGCAGTGGACAGTGA
- the LOC125515111 gene encoding DEAD-box ATP-dependent RNA helicase 1-like yields MVAMKTKEQEDEAPEERVPHLPWMRHPVDIDSFSGCPVTSLPRLDPRLAEALQRMGIESFFPVQVSTWLETIGPGAFQRDICINSPTGSGKTLAYALPIVQMLSTRKVRCLRALVVLPTRDLALQVKEVFDAIAPVVGLTVASAVGQSSIADEISDLIKKSKQELYPSLDDEYVEMEPQTKVDILVATPGRLMDHINMTKGFSLEHLQYLVVDETDRMLREAYQSWLPTVIQFTRPTNQNHFRHDTPGRTLLHPLTTIRRSGVERGFKGKCYPRLAKIVCSATLTQDPSKLSQLELHHPLLLNSGKKRYRIPTKLESYKLICTSNIKPLCLIVLLQELRGEKCLVFTKSVDDSHRLSTLLGFFEDLPFKFSEFSSLQRESTRRKTLAAFKEGKIDVLIGSDIMARGIHIDGLRYVINYEMPQYVKTYIHRAGRTARAGESGSCFTFLRKNEVKRFDKMLKKADGSSCILRSLPEESIDSLRPVFETALEKLKDKLKGSTEPEASKKSNKSGDKVPGALKRREASKHEV; encoded by the exons ATGGTGGCCATGAAGACGAAGGAGCAGGAGGACGAGGCGCCCGAGGAGCGCGTGCCGCACCTGCCGTGGATGCGGCACCCCGTCGACATCGACTCCTTCTCCGGCTGCCCCGTCACGAGCCTCCCGCGCCTCGACCCCAG ATTGGCGGAAGCGTTGCAGCGGATGGGAATCGAATCTTTTTTCCCGGTTCAGGTTTCGACATGGCTGGAAACCATTGGTCCTGGTGCTTTTCAGAGGGATATCTGTATTAACTCCCCGACTGGATCCGGCAAAACCCTTGCTTATGCCTTGCCTATTGTGCAAATGCTTTCTACCCGGAAAGTAAGGTGCTTGCGTGCTTTGGTTGTGCTGCCTACACGGGATTTAGCATTGCAG GTTAAAGAGGTTTTTGATGCTATTGCTCCTGTGGTGGGCTTGACAGTAGCATCAGCAGTTGGTCAATCGTCCATCGCGGATGAAATCTCAGATCTGATCAAGAAGTCCAAACAAGAACTTTACCCATCTCTTGATGATGAATATGTCGAAATGGAACCACAGACTAAAGTTGATATATTGGTGGCAACTCCTGGAAGATTGATGGATCATATCAACATGACAAAAGGTTTCAGTCTGGAGCATCTTCAATACCTG GTTGTTGATGAGACAGATAGGATGTTAAGAGAGGCATATCAGTCCTGGTTGCCAACAGTTATCCAGTTTACTCGCCCAACAAATCAAAATCATTTCCGGCATGACACTCCTGGACGAACTCTACTGCATCCATTGACCACCATTAGAAGATC GGGTGTCGAGCGAGGGTTTAAAGGTAAATGCTATCCAAGACTGGCAAAGATAGTCTGCTCTGCTACACTGACCCAAGATCCCAGCAAACTTTCTCAACTTGAGCTGCATCATCCTTTGCTGTTGAATAGTGGGAAGAAGCGTTACAGAATTCCTACAAAGCTGGAGTCCTACAAGCTG ATCTGTACATCAAACATAAAACCGCTGTGTCTCATTGTTCTTCTCCAAGAGCTGCGTGGGGAGAAGTGCTTGGTTTTTACTAAATCTGTAGATGATAGTCACAGACTAAGCACTTTACTGGGATTTTTCGAAGACTTACCCTTTAAGTTTAGTGAATTCTCAAGTTTGCAGCGTGAATCTACTCGAAG GAAGACGTTGGCAGCCTTCAAGGAAGGGAAAATAGATGTTCTCATTGGCTCGGATATAATGGCTCGAGGAATACATATTGATGGTTTGAGATATGTTATCAACTATGAGATGCCGCAGTATGTGAAAACATACATCCACCGAGCAGGCCGAACTGCCAGGGCAGGCGAATCTGGTTCTTGCTTCACGTTTTTAAGGAAAAATGAG GTTAAAAGATTTGACAAGATGCTGAAGAAGGCAGATGGTTCTAGCTGCATCCTTCGCTCGCTACCCGAGGAATCAATAGATAGCCTTCGCCCAGTTTTTGAGACTG CTCTGGAGAAACTGAAAGATAAATTGAAAGGGTCCACGGAACCAGAAGCATCGAAGAAATCCAACAAGTCGGGAGATAAAGTGCCGGGAGCTTTGAAAAGAAGAGAGGCAAGCAAACATGAAGTGTGA